The sequence GTAAGCTCCTTAACTAccaaactaaataaaataattactatttttttcttttgttttttgctTTTCAAATAAGAAAATGgacatcaaaaaaataaaatctgttATAATTAGTTTGGTACTTGGAAGTTGGAAGAATACACTAACACTTTCCCTTCTATATTATTCTATAGTTACTTGGTGCCCCAAAGATTTACAAGAAAGAACTATCTGTTAAGAACAACAACTTCAACAAGGGTGTTCCCAACAGAAGCTATTGGATCAGAGATGTTGATTTCACTCCATCATGCTGCATTGGCCAATCATCAGCTCTATGCTTGGAGATTCCAAGCAGGTTTCGCCTTCCCAATTTGCGGGAAGGATTCGTTTACTACAAAGAAAACGAAACCACATTTTCGGTGGAGAAAGGAGAACCTTTCTCCACTTTTTCGAGTTCAGATTACCTTGTTCCTATTGTAAAACCACCTCGAGGAATAAACTTGCCTTACAAGATTTTGTTCAAGATAAATTCCTTGGTTCAACACGGGTGTCTTCGTGGCGAAATACTTGATGAAAAGTTTTATAAGTTAGTTGATCCAAGCAGGAATATTATTCCTGCTGGATACATAGAGTCTGCTCTTGACAGACTCTATCAGTTGAAAGATTGTTGCTACGATCCACTGAGATGGCTCGCGAGCCAATATATCAACTATAGTAAAACAGGAAAGCTTTTTAAAATTCCTAACATTGCTTTAGATGATGGGTTGGTTTATGTTCATAGAATTCAGGTAACACCCTCTAAAGTTTACTTTTGTGGCCCCGAAATGAGTCTCTCTAATCGCGTGTTGAGGAACTACCCGAATGATGTTGAGAACTTTCTTCGCGTCTCTTTCGTTGATGAGGATTTGGAGAAGATGCGCTCGAAAGACTTGTCTACTCGAGCAAAGTCTggatataaaggaaagcacacaAGAGTTTATGACAGAATACTTTCTGTTTTGAGAGATGGTATTACTATTGGCGAAAAAAGGTTTGAGTTTCTTGGTTTCTCGACGAGCCAATTGGATGATAACTCAACGTGGATGTTTGCTTCGAGAGAAGGGCTTGATGCTGAAGATATCAGGAGATGGATGGGGGACTTTTCGGGCATTAGAAATGTGGCGAAATATGCTGCTAGATTAGGCCAATCTTTTGGCTCTTCTAGAGAAACTTATGTAGTTGAAAAGCATGAAGTAGAGTTGATTCCTGATATTGAAGTTGAAACAGATGGAAACAAATACTGTTTCTCTGATGGGATTGGGAAAATATCAAAAGAATTTGCTGATCAAGTGGCGAAAAAATGTGGTCTTAACATGTTTACTCCATCAGCATTTCAAATTCGCTATGGCGGGTTTAAAGGTGTTGTTGCTGTTGATCCCAAATCTTCAACAAAATTGTCATTAAGAGATAGTATGTCTAAGTACAAATCAGAGAACAAGAAGCTTGATGTTTTGGCATGGAGTAAGTACCAACCATGTTACTTAAACCGCCAAGTGATTACTCTTCTATCAACTCTTGGAGTGAAAGATCATGTTTTTAAGAAGATGCAAGAGAAGGCTATAGAAAGACTCGACTCGATTTTAATTGACCCTATAAGAGCTCAGCACGAACTACAGCTGCTTTTCCCAACAGAGATCGGAAATATTTTGAAGGAAATGCTTATCTGTGGTTATAAACCAAATGAAGAGCCTTTTCTTTCTATGATGCTGCAAACATTCCATGCCTCGAAATTGCTCGAAATTCGCACAAAAACAAAGATATACATCCCGAATGGAAGAAATATGATGGGATGTCTTGATGAGACTGGGACACTAGAGTATGGTCAAGTGTTTGTGCAGTGTTCTAACCGCGAATCCCCAGGGACTTTTCTCGTCGAGAGAGAAGTTGTTGTTGCCAAGAATCCTTGTCTGCATCCGGGTGATGTTCGAGTCCTTCGAGCTGTGGATGTGCCAGAACTACATCACATGGTGGATTGTGTTGTCTTTCCACAAAAAGGAATGAGGTAAAATGCTATAAACATCAGCTCACTTGACATGTTTAGATATGTTTGACTTAATAAGAATTTTAATTTGCTTAGACCACACACTGATGAGTGTTCTGGGAGTGACTTGGATGGAGATCAGTACTTTGTTTGCTGGGAATCTGAGCTTATTCCTCCTCAGCAACATGAAGCAATGAATTATACCTCTGCACCAATTATACAATTGGATCATGATGTCACAGTAGAGGTATGATACACTATTGATCCAAGTTTTAATGATACAAAGATAAAATTACAAAGTTACAAACTTTTTCGAGACAGATTGGTATCTGGTTagaagtaataaaatagaatagaatagaatggaaaagaaataatttttattccgTTCCTTTATTGGGTTTCATTTCTACCATTTTAGTGGAAgaactattccattttaaaatgtaaaGAAAATCATTCTAATACaagatgagaaaaaatttaataattttttttatgcattttaattttcaattcttatttctatgttttcatTCCATCCAACCAAACGTTACTTAAGTCTCTCTTGACTGTATTAACACCTTAGGAATATAGGACAGTTAATTCAAAGCCACTAAGAATTCAACAACTCAGCTTCTACAATTCTAACTAATTATACTAATGAGACTAACATTAAGGTGTAACAAGGTATATTTACTCATTTTATCACAGAATATACATAAATAGTATACTGAACTTAGTATGATCTCATCCATTTAATGTCATTAATATCTTGAGAATTTCTGTTATGTCTAATGACATAACTGATAGTGCATAATTTATAACTGTGTTGCAGGAAGTTCAAGAGCATTTTGTAGATTACATTATCAATTACAACTTGGGAATCATTTCAAATGCACATACTGTTTTTGCTGATAAAGAATCAAGAAAGGCCAAGAGCAAAAAATGCATTGAGTTAGCAAAGCTATTCTCAACCGCTGTGGACTTTCAAAAAACTGGTGTGCCAGCTAAACTTCCAGGCCATCTGAGGGTCAAATCATATCCGGACTTCATGGAAAAACCAGACAAGAAAATGTACAAATCCAAACGTGTAATTGGGAAGCTATTTCGACAGGTGAAAGAGGCAGAAGAACACTCTAACTCGATAAAAGCCTTCACCAGAGAAGTGGCGAGACAGTGTTATGACCCCGACATGGAAGTAGATGGCTTCAAGCGTTATGTAGACGATGCCCTGAATCTCAAAACTCAGTATGACTACAAGTTGGGAAGCCTAATGGAGTATTATGGCATCAAAACTGAAGCAGAGATACTAAGTGGGAATGTGATTTCGAAATCAAGACACTTTAACAAGAAAAGGGACTTGGAATCAGCTAACTATGCTGTGAAAGCACTTATAAAAGAAGCAAGGAGCTGGTTCAACAAGAATACAGCAAGTGATTCGGATAATGTTGGCGATGACTTGTCTGCAAAAGCTTCAGCTTGGTACTTTGTCACTTACCATCCTAGCTTATGGGGCTCCTGCAATGAGGATGATATGACTAGAGACCATTTCTTGAGCTTTGCTTGGTGTGTTTTTGACAAACTTGTTGTGATCAAAAGGGATAAAGCTAGTCTCAGAAGCACTCTGAATTCACCATCATTGCTGAGCCAGTTCATCAGTGAATTTGATTTGGATGAAGAAATTTGAGGGCTTCTTAGTGTACTAAGCTCATATGTGTGTCTTGAATAAGTTAAGAACTTTTATAAGTTGTGTGTTTATAATTGTAAGAATATGTATATTTGGTGTGTTATATAATTATGTATGTAATTACAAGTGGTGCTGAATATGTAAGTAATACAACTCAAGTTTGTTGGTTTGGTATGTCATATTATGGTCATTTGTAATTCTTCAACCTTATCTAATTTGGTTTGTTGTAAAATCTGTGAGTTCATCCATTTTAGATTACGTAAGCACAGCAAATTATTTATGTTAGTTGTGTGTTAAATAAGTTGATCTTGCTTTTTCTAATTAACTCTCCATCTTCGATAGAATCTTCTAGTGGTTTTTGCTCCGTTAAGGCTAAAAACTTTTCTgtatttttctttgttgtttttgttgcaGATTGATTGATCTGCTAGAGAGAGTTCAGCTTGTTGAAAGCAAAAAGATCTTGTCTTCTCAAGTCTAAGGGGACTTTGATCTTGGTACTTGATTGTAATCAAGTGTATCGGTAACTCTTGTATAAAATCATTTCAGTTTATGTTGTTGATTTGTAAATTAGAATTGGTAAATGTACTCTGAATGATTTTATAGTGAAGATTTCCTTACTCGATTCTTAGAGATCCAAGCACTACTCAATTGGAATATGTTTCTTATGTAGAAAGAAACTTGTAAATTCGTTGTTCAGTGATTTATCATTTTAGCTTTAATTCATCAGATTCAAACCTAAAAACAATATCTTAGCTTTTGGATTAACTAGAACTTTCCTGATCAATAAGTAAAACTCTATATATTTGACATAAAGTTTTGTACAAATTAGAGCATCGCAgacaaagaatttttttaaccATTGCAATTAAAACTTAACAATTATTTTAACGTCAAAAGTTGAATATTGTCTcgtaatttttttatactttgGATGCATTTTGAAAGAGCATTACACAATTAATGAAACAAATACTCGATTGAAAAGTTTCCCTACCATTATTTGTTCCTCTAAAGTCTAAATTACAAAACTAATAATGCAACAAAATTCATCCCAAGATGAGAGAACATAATCTAAGACTCGAGTGAAATGAACAACATCAGGCAACATTGAATGGAAGGAAGCCTTGTAGTTTATAAATAGTACTCAAATTTGTCTAGTTTGACCTTCTGGGATGCATTTGAAGAAAAGACATGTTAAAGAAGACCgaaagctttaactcatctcaTGAACGAAACTAGATTATGAAACTTCCCGATTATGTCTAGCTAGCTAGCTTTGATTATAACAGCAACTCAGCAATTTGAACAGCATTAAGTGCAGCTCCCTTGCGTATTTGATCACCGCAAACAAAGATGTCCAACCTGTAAACAAGTACAGAATTATAAGTATTAAGGTTCTTACAAACATTCAATGTGGTTATGTTTGATAGAGTAGAAAATGGCAGAGCAATTTGTGAAATGAAGAAATTGTGACTAGTTGTagagagaaaataaattttggaaaaaaaaatgaactttaGAGAAATACTTTTCTTTCTATCCTCCAAATTTTTCTCTCATATGTTCATTCCTGCCATTTTCTTTTCCTCTCTACCAAACAGTATAGATAAGTCATTACTCCTTACCCATAATTCCCATCCTGAGACAGATCTCGACGAATTCTGCCAACCGCAACATCATCTTTATTTGATACCTCTAGTGGTGTAGGGAAGTTATTTGATGCTCTGTCATCAATAACCACCACCCCAGGTGCATTCTTCAGGATGTCCCTTGCTGTTTCCTAAATCCATATATAAATAGCAAAGAGAAATAAATAAGTCCACTCTGAAATTTTTCCAAAGCATAAAACATTGCTACAATATACAACCAGTCTGAATCATGTGAATTATATGTATTACCATACATTTGCAATTTAATAAATTCTGAagcaaaataggaaaataaaaaCCTAATATTCAATTCAAAGCACCAATAGCTTTCTGCATAGAATCAACAAAACTTGAACCTATAAGTCAACACATccttcgaaattaattttttatatactaCCAATTCTAATATTTAGAGCTCAATCATTCGTAGCCAACAATGCATATGAATCAagaagagattttttttttgtagaatcCCCACCCAGCCCTACAATATTAGGAGACCAAGATACTATAGTAATTGCTATGTAAATACCCGGGAGAATCTTAAAAAGACAAAACCTCAGACATTGTGGACGCAATCCACATGTCTAACAATTCAAAGAGCTTGATCATTCCTTATTCGGAGACCCAATAGCAAGCAAAAGAATTCCTATCCTTCATAATTTCGAATTAAATCTATTTATGTCAAATCAAGTATGCTCACGCAGACCCTAAAAATCCAGGAGAGAACTGCAACTAGATACAACTCTCCCCCAATCCCTTTGAATGTTTCGAAAGGTACATTTACATTGATGGTTTCTAGCAGTagcatattaaaccataatattaataataaaaatgtctACGAAATCCTAAATCAAGACAAAAAAATCACATAATGGTCCATGGCATCTATTCCCGCAAAGACATTTATTTACTTGATACGAATTTCATACTATTTCGTAAAGAAACTGAAATTGCATTTTGTTCAGTTACCTATATTTATAAACAATAACCCTCAATTTGTTctaataatggaaaaatatgCATGAAGGGACTCTACCAAACTATCAGCATTTGATAATGACGTAAACTAATAGATTAAGGCAGTAGAATAGCATTACCTCATCAAGAGGAGTCTCAAACTGAAAATTCACACTCTCTGCATGAGCTCTCATCACAGGAACTCGAATACATGTAGCAGTCACCTTAATATTTGGATCATTctaaaacaaaaatgataagaaaaaaggtaaaaaaaaaattataagaaaccAAGCAAATGTACATTACCACACAATTGAAATGAAGTTAAGTTAGTTACCCAAATTTTCCTTGTCTCCTTGACTAATTTCATTTCCTCTTCATTGTACCCATTTGGAAGAACAGACGAATTGTGCGAAAACAAATTAAAAGCATACTGCAAAACGTGAAAGTACAGAAAGTTGATTTAGCAAAATTTTCCACGAATCAAAGGAACaatctttttctttcttatacATATTTGAGAAAGGAATACAGACCTGTCTCTGGAATATGTCACAAGTAGGTTCCTTTCCAGCCAAGACCTTATTAAGATCagaaaacacaaacaaaatcaTTTTTAAGAAGATAATAAACGATTACAGGGAATATCAATAAAAATAACAGAATGGGATTCAAAATCAATAATATTTGGGAACAGAATCAAATTGGCCCCGTTTAGCTAAATTCTTTTAGACTCTTTTTTAGCTTCAAGGATTAAAAAAGTCATTTTGGAAgtgtttgaattttaaaaaaaaaaacagttctTTTCTAATTTAAAAGTACTTTTAGGAGAATCTAAGATTTGTAGCTTCACCCAAAACGAATTTTAAGAAGCTATTTTCCGgattaaaatcataaaaattcatgatcttttataattaaaatccaAATTCTTTGATAATAACTTTTcattgaacaaaaaaaaaaatctttaactATAACTTTTACTTCTAGTTCTAAACAAAAGCATAAGCTTAACCAATTATGCTATACCTCATGAGTTTGTTGCTCAAGCTCTCT is a genomic window of Cannabis sativa cultivar Pink pepper isolate KNU-18-1 chromosome 9, ASM2916894v1, whole genome shotgun sequence containing:
- the LOC115721803 gene encoding probable RNA-dependent RNA polymerase 1, whose protein sequence is MGKTIIQLYGFTSIELPEKVKSFVEEHTGEGTVCDVEIAKYMKKARSHAKVQFNNSKSAQTILSMAEDRQLWYEDSYIQARELVKNTKPKSMDDITLLFGCLVSKNKFSYLWNQNNVRVEFGLGLRKLEFYFNYGCVEYKLVLSYENIWQIELHRCSGQSTMFLVLQLLGAPKIYKKELSVKNNNFNKGVPNRSYWIRDVDFTPSCCIGQSSALCLEIPSRFRLPNLREGFVYYKENETTFSVEKGEPFSTFSSSDYLVPIVKPPRGINLPYKILFKINSLVQHGCLRGEILDEKFYKLVDPSRNIIPAGYIESALDRLYQLKDCCYDPLRWLASQYINYSKTGKLFKIPNIALDDGLVYVHRIQVTPSKVYFCGPEMSLSNRVLRNYPNDVENFLRVSFVDEDLEKMRSKDLSTRAKSGYKGKHTRVYDRILSVLRDGITIGEKRFEFLGFSTSQLDDNSTWMFASREGLDAEDIRRWMGDFSGIRNVAKYAARLGQSFGSSRETYVVEKHEVELIPDIEVETDGNKYCFSDGIGKISKEFADQVAKKCGLNMFTPSAFQIRYGGFKGVVAVDPKSSTKLSLRDSMSKYKSENKKLDVLAWSKYQPCYLNRQVITLLSTLGVKDHVFKKMQEKAIERLDSILIDPIRAQHELQLLFPTEIGNILKEMLICGYKPNEEPFLSMMLQTFHASKLLEIRTKTKIYIPNGRNMMGCLDETGTLEYGQVFVQCSNRESPGTFLVEREVVVAKNPCLHPGDVRVLRAVDVPELHHMVDCVVFPQKGMRPHTDECSGSDLDGDQYFVCWESELIPPQQHEAMNYTSAPIIQLDHDVTVEEVQEHFVDYIINYNLGIISNAHTVFADKESRKAKSKKCIELAKLFSTAVDFQKTGVPAKLPGHLRVKSYPDFMEKPDKKMYKSKRVIGKLFRQVKEAEEHSNSIKAFTREVARQCYDPDMEVDGFKRYVDDALNLKTQYDYKLGSLMEYYGIKTEAEILSGNVISKSRHFNKKRDLESANYAVKALIKEARSWFNKNTASDSDNVGDDLSAKASAWYFVTYHPSLWGSCNEDDMTRDHFLSFAWCVFDKLVVIKRDKASLRSTLNSPSLLSQFISEFDLDEEI